A genome region from Anastrepha ludens isolate Willacy chromosome 3, idAnaLude1.1, whole genome shotgun sequence includes the following:
- the LOC128857260 gene encoding armadillo segment polarity protein isoform X1 — protein MSYMPAQNRTMSHNNQYNPPDLPPMVSSKEQTLMWQQNSYLGDSGIHSGAVTQVPSLSGKEDEEMEGDPLMFDLDTGFPQNFTQDQVDDMNQQLSQTRSQRVRAAMFPETLEEGIEIPSTQFDPQQPTAVQRLSEPSQMLKHAVVNLINYQDDAELATRAIPELIKLLNDEDQVVVSQAAMMVHQLSKKEASRHAIMNSPQMVAALVRAISNSNDLESTKAAVGTLHNLSHHRQGLLAIFKSGGIPALVKLLSSPVESVLFYAITTLHNLLLHQDGSKMAVRLAGGLQKMVTLLQRNNVKFLAIVTDCLQILAYGNQESKLIILASGGPNELVRIMRSYDYEKLLWTTSRVLKVLSVCSSNKPAIVDAGGMQALAMHLANPSPRLVQNCLWTLRNLSDAATKVDGLEPLLQSLVQVLASTDVNVVTCAAGILSNLTCNNQRNKATVCQVGGVDALVRTIINAGDREEITEPAVCALRHLTSRHVDSESAQNAVRLNYGLSVIVKLLHPPSRWPLIKAVIGLIRNLALCSANHAPLREHGAIHNLVRLLMRAFQDTERQRSSVATTGSQQPSAYADGVRMEEIVEGTVGALHILARESHNRALIRQQSVIPIFVRLLFNEIENIQRVAAGVLCELAADKEGAEMIEQEGATGPLTDLLHSRNEGVATYAAAVLFRMSEDKPQDYKKRLSIELTNSLLREDNNMWGNADLGMGPDLQDMLGPEQAYEGLYGQGPPSVHSSHGGRAFQQGYDTLPIDSMQGLEISSPVGGGGGGGNSVPPSGAPTSPYSMDMDVGEIDAGALNFDLDAMPTPPNDNNNLAAWYDTDC, from the exons TGTCGCATAACAACCAATATAATCCCCCTGACCTTCCGCCGATGGTCTCATCCAAGGAGCAGACGTTAATGTGGCAGCAGAATTCGTACCTCGGCGATTCTGGTATTCATTCCGGTGCAGTTACACAAGTGCCGTCATTGTCGGGCAAAGAGGATGAGGAAATGGAGGGCGATCCACTTATGTTCGATTTGGATACAGGATTTCCACAGAATTTTACACAGGATCAAGTGGATGATATGAATCAACAATTGAGCCAGACGCGTTCACAACGTGTACGTGCCGCAATGTTCCCTGAGACTTTGGAAGAGGGCATAGAAATACCTTCGACTCAGTTCGATCCACAGCAACCAACTGCTGTGCAGCGTTTATCAGAACCATCACAAATGTTAAAACATGCCGTAGTAAATCTGATCAACTACCAAGATGATGCTGAGTTGGCCACACGTGCCATACCCGAATTGATAAAGTTGTTGAACGATGAAGACCAGGTGGTTGTTTCGCAGGCCGCCATGATGGTCCATCAACTGTCAAAGAAAGAGGCTTCTCGCCATGCAATCATGAACAGTCCCCAAATGGTGGCTGCTCTTGTGCGCGCTATTTCCAATAGTAACGACTTGGAGAGCACTAAGGCTGCAGTAGGCACTCTACACAATTTGTCACATCATCGCCAGGGCCTGTTGGCAATTTTCAAAAGCGGTGGCATTCCAGCTTTGGTGAAGTTGCTCTCTTCGCCCGTTGAAAGTGTGTTATTTTATGCCATAACCACATTGCATAATTTGCTGTTGCATCAAGATGGTTCGAAAATGGCTGTACGCTTGGCAGGTGGCCTCCAGAAAATGGTCACCTTGTTGCAACGCAATAATGTCAAATTTTTGGCCATCGTTACTGACTGCCTACAGATTTTGGCCTATGGAAATCAAGAGAGTAAATTGATAATACTGGCTTCGGGTGGTCCCAATGAATTGGTACGAATAATGCGTTCATATGACTATGAGAAGTTGCTTTGGACTACTTCGCGTGTGCTGAAGGTGCTCTCGGTATGCTCCAGCAATAAGCCAGCCATTGTTGATGCTGGCGGCATGCAAGCTTTGGCTATGCATTTGGCCAATCCCTCTCCACGCCTGGTGCAGAATTGTTTGTGGACATTACGCAATCTTTCGGACGCTGCTACCAAGGTTGATGGTCTCGAACCATTACTGCAATCCTTAGTCCAAGTATTAGCTTCAACAGACGTTAACGTCGTAACCTGTGCTGCTGGCATTCTCTCGAATTTAACTTGCAACAATCAACGCAACAAAGCCACTGTTTGCCAAGTTGGTGGCGTCGATGCACTTGTACGCACTATCATAAACGCCGGTGATCGCGAAGAGATTACCGAACCCGCAGTGTGCGCACTGCGCCACTTGACTTCACGTCACGTTGACTCGGAATCTGCACAAAATGCTGTGCGTCTCAACTATGGGTTGTCGGTGATTGTAAAGCTCTTACATCCTCCATCACGTTGGCCGCTAATCAAGGCCGTCATTGGTTTGATACGCAACTTGGCCTTGTGTTCGGCCAATCATGCACCACTGCGTGAACATGGTGCCATACATAATTTGGTGCGTCTGCTGATGCGTGCATTCCAGGACACCGAACGT CAACGTTCTTCTGTTGCCACAACCGGATCTCAACAGCCATCTGCTTACGCCGACGGCGTACGTATGGAAGAGATTGTCGAAGGCACTGTTGGTGCTCTACATATATTAGCACGTGAATCACACAATCGCGCTTTGATTCGCCAACAATCAGTTATACCAATATTTGTACGCCTACTTTTCAACGAAATCGAAAATATACAG CGCGTTGCCGCTGGGGTACTTTGTGAGTTGGCCGCCGATAAAGAGGGCGCCGAAATGATCGAGCAAGAGGGTGCCACTGGTCCGCTGACCGATCTATTGCACTCACGCAACGAAGGTGTTGCAACGTATGCAGCAGCTGTACTCTTTCGTATGAGTGAAGACAAGCCGCAAGATTATAAGAAACGTCTTTCTATTGAATTAACTAATTCATTGTTGCGAGAAGACAACAACATGTGGGGCAATGCCGATCTAGGCATGGGTCCGGATTTACAG GATATGCTTGGACCCGAACAAGCATATGAGGGTTTATATGGGCAAGGCCCGCCGAGTGTACACAGCTCACATGGAGGTCGAGCATTCCAACAAG GATATGATACTTTACCAATAGATTCGATGCAAGGCTTGGAGATTAGCAGCCCAGTTGGAGGCGGTGGCGGCGGTGGCAACAGTGTACCACCAAGTGGCGCACCAACGTCGCCATATTCAATGGATATGGATGTAGGTGAGATCGACGCTGGGGCCTTGAACTTTGACTTGGATGCAATGCCGACACCACcaaatgacaacaacaacttgGCCGCTTGGTATGACACTGACTGTTAG
- the LOC128857260 gene encoding armadillo segment polarity protein isoform X2, whose translation MSYMPAQNRTMSHNNQYNPPDLPPMVSSKEQTLMWQQNSYLGDSGIHSGAVTQVPSLSGKEDEEMEGDPLMFDLDTGFPQNFTQDQVDDMNQQLSQTRSQRVRAAMFPETLEEGIEIPSTQFDPQQPTAVQRLSEPSQMLKHAVVNLINYQDDAELATRAIPELIKLLNDEDQVVVSQAAMMVHQLSKKEASRHAIMNSPQMVAALVRAISNSNDLESTKAAVGTLHNLSHHRQGLLAIFKSGGIPALVKLLSSPVESVLFYAITTLHNLLLHQDGSKMAVRLAGGLQKMVTLLQRNNVKFLAIVTDCLQILAYGNQESKLIILASGGPNELVRIMRSYDYEKLLWTTSRVLKVLSVCSSNKPAIVDAGGMQALAMHLANPSPRLVQNCLWTLRNLSDAATKVDGLEPLLQSLVQVLASTDVNVVTCAAGILSNLTCNNQRNKATVCQVGGVDALVRTIINAGDREEITEPAVCALRHLTSRHVDSESAQNAVRLNYGLSVIVKLLHPPSRWPLIKAVIGLIRNLALCSANHAPLREHGAIHNLVRLLMRAFQDTERQRSSVATTGSQQPSAYADGVRMEEIVEGTVGALHILARESHNRALIRQQSVIPIFVRLLFNEIENIQRVAAGVLCELAADKEGAEMIEQEGATGPLTDLLHSRNEGVATYAAAVLFRMSEDKPQDYKKRLSIELTNSLLREDNNMWGNADLGMGPDLQDMILYQ comes from the exons TGTCGCATAACAACCAATATAATCCCCCTGACCTTCCGCCGATGGTCTCATCCAAGGAGCAGACGTTAATGTGGCAGCAGAATTCGTACCTCGGCGATTCTGGTATTCATTCCGGTGCAGTTACACAAGTGCCGTCATTGTCGGGCAAAGAGGATGAGGAAATGGAGGGCGATCCACTTATGTTCGATTTGGATACAGGATTTCCACAGAATTTTACACAGGATCAAGTGGATGATATGAATCAACAATTGAGCCAGACGCGTTCACAACGTGTACGTGCCGCAATGTTCCCTGAGACTTTGGAAGAGGGCATAGAAATACCTTCGACTCAGTTCGATCCACAGCAACCAACTGCTGTGCAGCGTTTATCAGAACCATCACAAATGTTAAAACATGCCGTAGTAAATCTGATCAACTACCAAGATGATGCTGAGTTGGCCACACGTGCCATACCCGAATTGATAAAGTTGTTGAACGATGAAGACCAGGTGGTTGTTTCGCAGGCCGCCATGATGGTCCATCAACTGTCAAAGAAAGAGGCTTCTCGCCATGCAATCATGAACAGTCCCCAAATGGTGGCTGCTCTTGTGCGCGCTATTTCCAATAGTAACGACTTGGAGAGCACTAAGGCTGCAGTAGGCACTCTACACAATTTGTCACATCATCGCCAGGGCCTGTTGGCAATTTTCAAAAGCGGTGGCATTCCAGCTTTGGTGAAGTTGCTCTCTTCGCCCGTTGAAAGTGTGTTATTTTATGCCATAACCACATTGCATAATTTGCTGTTGCATCAAGATGGTTCGAAAATGGCTGTACGCTTGGCAGGTGGCCTCCAGAAAATGGTCACCTTGTTGCAACGCAATAATGTCAAATTTTTGGCCATCGTTACTGACTGCCTACAGATTTTGGCCTATGGAAATCAAGAGAGTAAATTGATAATACTGGCTTCGGGTGGTCCCAATGAATTGGTACGAATAATGCGTTCATATGACTATGAGAAGTTGCTTTGGACTACTTCGCGTGTGCTGAAGGTGCTCTCGGTATGCTCCAGCAATAAGCCAGCCATTGTTGATGCTGGCGGCATGCAAGCTTTGGCTATGCATTTGGCCAATCCCTCTCCACGCCTGGTGCAGAATTGTTTGTGGACATTACGCAATCTTTCGGACGCTGCTACCAAGGTTGATGGTCTCGAACCATTACTGCAATCCTTAGTCCAAGTATTAGCTTCAACAGACGTTAACGTCGTAACCTGTGCTGCTGGCATTCTCTCGAATTTAACTTGCAACAATCAACGCAACAAAGCCACTGTTTGCCAAGTTGGTGGCGTCGATGCACTTGTACGCACTATCATAAACGCCGGTGATCGCGAAGAGATTACCGAACCCGCAGTGTGCGCACTGCGCCACTTGACTTCACGTCACGTTGACTCGGAATCTGCACAAAATGCTGTGCGTCTCAACTATGGGTTGTCGGTGATTGTAAAGCTCTTACATCCTCCATCACGTTGGCCGCTAATCAAGGCCGTCATTGGTTTGATACGCAACTTGGCCTTGTGTTCGGCCAATCATGCACCACTGCGTGAACATGGTGCCATACATAATTTGGTGCGTCTGCTGATGCGTGCATTCCAGGACACCGAACGT CAACGTTCTTCTGTTGCCACAACCGGATCTCAACAGCCATCTGCTTACGCCGACGGCGTACGTATGGAAGAGATTGTCGAAGGCACTGTTGGTGCTCTACATATATTAGCACGTGAATCACACAATCGCGCTTTGATTCGCCAACAATCAGTTATACCAATATTTGTACGCCTACTTTTCAACGAAATCGAAAATATACAG CGCGTTGCCGCTGGGGTACTTTGTGAGTTGGCCGCCGATAAAGAGGGCGCCGAAATGATCGAGCAAGAGGGTGCCACTGGTCCGCTGACCGATCTATTGCACTCACGCAACGAAGGTGTTGCAACGTATGCAGCAGCTGTACTCTTTCGTATGAGTGAAGACAAGCCGCAAGATTATAAGAAACGTCTTTCTATTGAATTAACTAATTCATTGTTGCGAGAAGACAACAACATGTGGGGCAATGCCGATCTAGGCATGGGTCCGGATTTACAG GATATGATACTTTACCAATAG